Proteins encoded together in one Mastomys coucha isolate ucsf_1 unplaced genomic scaffold, UCSF_Mcou_1 pScaffold16, whole genome shotgun sequence window:
- the Efna4 gene encoding ephrin-A4 yields MRLLPLLRTVLWAALLGSRLRGCSGIRHPIYWNSTNPRLLRGDAVVELGLNDYLDIFCPHYESPGPPEGPETFALYMVDWSGYEACTAEGANAFQRWKCSLPFAPFGPVRFSEKIQRFTPFSLGFEFLPGETYYYISVPTPESPGRCLRLQVSVCCKESGSEAAHPVGSPGESGTSGWRGGHAPSPLSLLLLLLLPILRLLRVL; encoded by the exons ATGcggctgctgcccctgctgcgGACTGTGCTCTGGGCCGCGCTGCTCGGCTCGCGCCTGCGGGGGTGCTCCGGCATCCGCCACCCTATCTACTGGAACTCCACTAACCCCAG GTTGCTTCGAGGAGATGCCGTGGTGGAGCTGGGCCTCAACGATTACCTAGACATTTTCTGCCCACATTATGAAAGCCCAGGGCCCCCAGAGGGCCCGGAAACCTTTGCATTATACATGGTGGACTGGTCAGGCTACGAGGCCTGCACGGCAGAGGGGGCAAATGCCTTCCAGCGCTGGAAATGCTCACTACCTTTTGCCCCTTTCGGCCCTGTTCGGTTCTCAGAAAAGATTCAGCGCTTCACACCCTTCTCGCTGGGCTTCGAGTTCTTGCCTGGAGAGACTTACTACTACATCT CGGTGCCAACTCCGGAGAGTCCTGGCCGGTGCCTGAGACTCCAGGTGTCTGTCTGCTGCAAGGAGAGCG GGTCGGAGGCAGCTCATCCCGTTGGGAGCCCTGGAGAAAGTGGTACCTCTGGGTGGCGGGGAGGACATGCGCCCAGCCCCCtgtctctcttgctgctgctgctgctcccaaTACTCCGTCTTCTGAGAGTCCTGTGA